From the Senegalimassilia faecalis genome, one window contains:
- a CDS encoding MerR family transcriptional regulator, with amino-acid sequence MRTPNASSSKAREIKVEETLTSSSPNPACCSSVEQICWNSGGRQMNNAHEHGGWTISEVERLTGLPRRDIQRCCYSGKGGLGIIKPQDSTWGRRTYSARDVATLFVVRLEKQQGLSLPEIGEKLRKRPVIGSEVEPGLLAVHIARLKERQEEVSGQLLAARALLMASQGAEPLLAGELVENEIDAQVVEALRKMADEEAEQIDAHADRVACRGWLLRSFALLAGDAHFSEASERATLALAGAIDGIHERYNVSHVAAKKILNWAFTAPGMSVVVDVWLGPGTYELLLQTLH; translated from the coding sequence ATGCGAACGCCAAACGCATCGTCGTCTAAAGCACGAGAAATCAAAGTAGAGGAAACTCTCACGAGTTCATCGCCGAATCCTGCTTGCTGTTCAAGCGTTGAACAGATTTGCTGGAATTCGGGAGGACGGCAGATGAACAACGCACACGAGCACGGTGGCTGGACGATTTCGGAGGTTGAGCGCCTGACGGGCTTGCCGCGGCGCGACATCCAGCGCTGCTGCTACAGCGGGAAAGGAGGGCTTGGCATTATAAAACCCCAGGACAGCACGTGGGGAAGAAGAACCTATAGCGCACGTGATGTCGCAACGCTGTTCGTGGTCCGCCTGGAAAAGCAGCAGGGGCTGAGCCTTCCTGAAATTGGCGAAAAGCTGCGTAAGCGCCCAGTAATCGGGAGCGAGGTGGAACCCGGGCTGCTGGCCGTGCACATAGCAAGGCTGAAAGAGCGGCAGGAAGAAGTCTCGGGGCAGCTGTTGGCTGCACGAGCGTTGCTGATGGCTTCGCAGGGCGCAGAACCGTTGTTGGCTGGCGAGCTTGTCGAGAACGAAATCGATGCGCAGGTGGTTGAGGCCCTTCGCAAGATGGCGGACGAAGAGGCAGAGCAGATCGATGCGCATGCCGACCGTGTTGCCTGTCGCGGGTGGTTGCTTCGCTCTTTTGCACTGCTTGCGGGAGACGCTCATTTTTCTGAAGCATCAGAGCGCGCCACGCTTGCGCTTGCTGGCGCGATTGACGGTATCCATGAACGCTACAACGTGTCGCATGTTGCCGCAAAGAAGATTCTGAACTGGGCATTTACTGCACCCGGTATGTCCGTGGTCGTTGACGTTTGGCTTGGACCGGGAACTTACGAGCTGCTTTTGCAGACGCTTCATTAG
- a CDS encoding helix-turn-helix domain-containing protein produces MNTDERRKRLGERIKALREQQGLSQRKLALMIGSNQTHIWQIENGTVNVGLDILCRLADALEVNVRDLIDF; encoded by the coding sequence ATGAACACAGACGAGCGCAGAAAACGGTTGGGCGAGCGCATTAAGGCGCTACGGGAGCAGCAAGGGCTGTCCCAGCGCAAGCTTGCCTTGATGATCGGCTCGAATCAAACGCACATTTGGCAAATCGAAAACGGCACCGTGAACGTGGGCCTCGACATCCTGTGCCGCCTGGCCGATGCCCTTGAAGTGAACGTGCGCGACCTGATCGACTTCTAG
- a CDS encoding ATP-binding protein, giving the protein MPCALAPATSDSLTRALETAVYLKMRRRASSRVGSIALLKLKSGKEIDFIEGDEAFGIAYELIQVSLNMENEATRQREVSALQEAMARFEKDAATIVTLEEESSINIPEGVIHVMPAWKWLLG; this is encoded by the coding sequence GTGCCGTGCGCGCTGGCTCCTGCCACAAGCGATAGCCTGACCAGGGCGCTTGAGACGGCCGTATACTTGAAAATGCGGCGCCGCGCATCTTCTCGCGTAGGGTCCATTGCGTTGCTCAAGTTGAAATCCGGCAAGGAAATAGACTTCATCGAAGGCGATGAGGCGTTTGGAATTGCCTACGAGCTGATACAAGTATCCCTAAACATGGAAAACGAGGCTACGCGTCAACGCGAAGTCTCCGCTCTACAAGAAGCCATGGCACGCTTCGAAAAAGACGCCGCAACCATAGTTACGCTCGAAGAAGAATCAAGCATCAACATCCCCGAAGGCGTGATCCATGTAATGCCAGCCTGGAAGTGGTTGCTGGGATGA
- a CDS encoding cytochrome c3 family protein encodes MSESQGPKRAGEKRKRLGITLGCIVAVLVVAGAGFMVWHEQPSFCNAICHDPMDPYLPTFEAVPGQPATDKWGNEVEDAGSMLAAVHNQVGKTCMDCHVPQLNEQMTEGTEWISCNFDSPLDERSATQLVEARGLENSDEFCMNSSCHPYSRDELEKKTAWMGKINPHTPQHGEQKCTTCHKAHRASVNYCTQCHTDAVVPDGWLSYTDSKLLEEAAGITDEQ; translated from the coding sequence ATGAGCGAATCGCAAGGACCTAAGCGCGCGGGCGAGAAGCGCAAGCGGCTAGGCATCACGCTCGGGTGCATCGTGGCCGTGCTGGTGGTGGCCGGCGCCGGCTTCATGGTGTGGCACGAGCAGCCCAGCTTCTGCAACGCCATCTGCCACGACCCGATGGATCCCTACCTGCCCACGTTCGAGGCCGTACCTGGTCAGCCGGCCACCGACAAGTGGGGCAACGAGGTGGAAGACGCCGGCAGCATGCTGGCCGCCGTGCACAACCAGGTGGGCAAAACCTGCATGGACTGCCACGTGCCGCAGCTTAACGAGCAGATGACCGAGGGCACCGAGTGGATCAGCTGCAACTTCGACAGCCCGCTTGACGAGCGCTCGGCCACGCAGCTGGTGGAGGCGCGCGGTCTTGAGAACTCCGACGAGTTCTGCATGAACAGCAGCTGCCACCCCTACAGCCGCGATGAGCTGGAGAAGAAGACGGCGTGGATGGGCAAGATCAACCCGCATACGCCGCAGCATGGCGAGCAGAAGTGCACCACGTGCCACAAGGCTCACCGCGCCAGCGTGAACTACTGCACGCAGTGCCACACCGACGCCGTGGTGCCCGACGGCTGGCTGAGCTACACCGACAGCAAGCTGCTCGAGGAAGCCGCCGGTATAACCGACGAGCAGTAA
- a CDS encoding FAD-dependent oxidoreductase — protein sequence MDSMADLNLTQSRRSFIKAAGATLLAGTAAAALGGCTAKGKEPNKNNFAQSIGEIDWDEETDVLIVGGGLAGQAAAATVATEGNGAKALLLEKGTLVLGDGDSPFSAGRVLWTDDEHAEGFRQYLYELRGEMDNTPDAVLDAFAEGIHENRTWLESLPGFKEGYFKATEHFHPGTGDTCYPEYAELPHGYNLGVLFFNDEKYDHVIKFVNSVIADDPNITHKLNAPLTALIQDPESKAILGGVYTYEGQTVYVKANKGVIMCCGGFENNKQMRADYLSAATARCIAGRMNTGDGHYICARIGADMWHMNSCAGMWTSVSPIEGEDVTMRTPKQFGITVAENGRRFFMDWDSDHEHDWEVIDQNPLNINVGSRHGHMQFGGEWPHLPMPKTTWYILDDEGYKKMMAYSTAPNFEPSSEGYGFTADTIEELADKAGINKAELVKTVEQWNKYCEDGYDPAFYRPAKTLTPIKGAPFHACHCSSTMLNTDGGPRRNEHAQILDLNGDVIPNLYSAGEFGSVWCDMYNGGGNLGECCAFGRIAVRNVLGIA from the coding sequence ATGGATTCGATGGCCGATCTGAACCTGACGCAATCGCGTCGCAGCTTCATCAAGGCAGCGGGCGCAACCCTGCTTGCGGGCACGGCCGCCGCAGCACTTGGCGGATGCACGGCAAAGGGCAAGGAACCCAACAAGAACAACTTCGCGCAATCTATCGGCGAGATCGACTGGGACGAAGAGACCGACGTGCTGATCGTCGGCGGCGGCCTTGCCGGCCAGGCGGCTGCGGCAACGGTGGCCACCGAGGGCAACGGCGCCAAGGCGCTGCTGCTTGAGAAGGGCACGCTGGTGCTCGGCGACGGCGACAGCCCGTTTTCCGCCGGCCGCGTGCTGTGGACCGACGACGAGCACGCCGAAGGCTTCCGCCAGTACCTCTACGAGCTGCGCGGCGAGATGGACAACACGCCCGACGCGGTGCTCGATGCGTTCGCCGAGGGCATCCACGAGAACCGCACGTGGCTGGAAAGCCTGCCCGGCTTCAAGGAAGGCTACTTCAAGGCCACGGAGCACTTCCACCCCGGTACCGGCGACACGTGCTACCCCGAGTATGCCGAGCTGCCGCACGGCTACAACCTGGGCGTGCTGTTCTTCAACGACGAGAAGTACGACCACGTCATCAAGTTCGTGAACTCCGTCATCGCCGACGACCCGAACATCACGCACAAGCTGAACGCCCCGCTGACGGCGCTCATCCAGGACCCCGAGAGCAAGGCCATCCTCGGCGGCGTGTACACCTACGAGGGCCAGACCGTGTACGTGAAGGCGAACAAGGGCGTCATCATGTGCTGCGGCGGCTTCGAGAACAACAAGCAGATGCGCGCCGACTATCTGTCCGCCGCCACCGCGCGCTGCATCGCCGGCCGCATGAACACCGGCGACGGCCACTATATCTGCGCTCGCATCGGCGCTGACATGTGGCACATGAACAGCTGCGCCGGCATGTGGACGAGCGTTTCGCCCATCGAAGGCGAGGACGTGACCATGCGCACGCCGAAGCAGTTCGGCATCACCGTTGCCGAAAACGGCCGTCGCTTCTTCATGGACTGGGATTCCGACCACGAGCACGACTGGGAGGTCATCGACCAGAACCCGCTGAACATCAACGTGGGCAGCCGCCACGGCCACATGCAGTTCGGTGGCGAATGGCCGCACCTGCCCATGCCGAAGACTACGTGGTACATCCTGGACGACGAGGGCTACAAGAAGATGATGGCCTACTCCACCGCCCCGAACTTCGAGCCGTCCAGCGAAGGCTATGGCTTCACCGCCGACACCATCGAGGAGCTGGCGGACAAGGCCGGCATCAACAAGGCGGAGCTGGTGAAGACCGTCGAGCAGTGGAACAAGTACTGCGAAGACGGCTACGACCCGGCGTTCTATCGCCCGGCCAAGACGCTGACCCCCATCAAGGGCGCTCCGTTCCATGCGTGCCACTGCTCGTCGACCATGCTGAACACCGACGGCGGCCCGCGCCGCAACGAGCATGCGCAGATCCTCGACCTCAACGGCGACGTGATCCCGAACCTGTACAGCGCCGGCGAATTCGGCAGCGTGTGGTGCGACATGTACAACGGCGGTGGCAACCTGGGCGAATGCTGCGCGTTCGGCCGCATCGCCGTCCGCAACGTGCTGGGCATCGCTTAA
- a CDS encoding helix-turn-helix transcriptional regulator, translated as MAKESVQSAKASRARTVQADKSKAGQKKADGAVAKPAAKPRLASIGICCTLAWAFLINAAGGEAPTGQLSWQVSYFALAIAMVAFGFIARSKPAFVESPAAGYVAAVAGAFGAAALLFSSVTPALDALEYPATIVCSCVLGWLYLQWGAFYTGVNLRMAIGCLFIGNTAASALKCAAHFSPFPLMCAITMALPVASVLLCRMALIDAPAGGRADVRFESHNLRGLWKVAVAAAVLSYVTAFLVGTSFGNQSAAAPDVFLLGRAFEVLISGVVLAVVIGANRAFNFAQLWRIVLAVLALDVLSQALLPQITVIRCVESSAWDLLVLFTWLTVIDIARHAKADRNMVIGMGWAVYAASFAAGSVHSSWFSSGSFGIAFTTLLMFALAMVGTFFLEVRDQDTKWIFAELSGERVSAPQDHRSIDERCDAIGAERTLTPRELEVMKMLCKGRTKSYIAETLYLTENTVRSHTKHIYTKLDVHSKQELMDLVGA; from the coding sequence ATGGCAAAAGAGAGCGTTCAAAGCGCAAAGGCATCGCGCGCGCGAACCGTGCAAGCCGACAAGTCGAAGGCTGGCCAGAAGAAGGCGGACGGCGCTGTCGCCAAGCCGGCCGCCAAGCCGCGCCTGGCTTCCATCGGCATCTGCTGCACGCTGGCGTGGGCGTTTCTTATCAACGCCGCCGGCGGCGAGGCGCCCACCGGCCAGCTTTCGTGGCAGGTTTCCTACTTCGCGTTGGCTATTGCTATGGTGGCGTTCGGCTTCATCGCGCGCAGCAAACCCGCGTTCGTTGAGTCGCCGGCGGCAGGCTACGTTGCCGCGGTGGCCGGCGCATTCGGCGCCGCCGCGCTGCTGTTCTCTAGCGTCACGCCCGCGCTTGACGCGCTTGAGTACCCCGCCACCATCGTATGCTCGTGCGTGCTGGGCTGGTTGTACCTGCAATGGGGCGCTTTCTACACGGGCGTGAACCTGCGCATGGCTATCGGCTGCCTGTTCATTGGCAACACTGCTGCGTCGGCGCTGAAGTGCGCGGCGCACTTCAGCCCCTTCCCGCTAATGTGCGCTATCACTATGGCGCTGCCCGTGGCTTCAGTGCTGCTGTGCCGCATGGCGCTCATTGACGCGCCTGCCGGCGGGCGGGCCGATGTGCGATTTGAGTCCCACAACCTACGCGGTCTGTGGAAGGTGGCGGTTGCGGCGGCGGTGCTCAGCTACGTTACCGCGTTTTTGGTGGGCACATCGTTTGGCAACCAAAGCGCAGCGGCGCCCGATGTGTTTCTGCTGGGCCGAGCGTTCGAGGTGCTCATCTCGGGCGTGGTGTTGGCAGTGGTGATTGGTGCGAACCGCGCGTTCAACTTCGCTCAGCTGTGGCGCATCGTACTGGCGGTGCTGGCGCTCGATGTGCTAAGCCAGGCGCTGTTGCCGCAGATCACCGTCATTCGTTGCGTGGAAAGCAGCGCATGGGACTTGCTGGTGCTGTTCACCTGGCTGACCGTTATCGACATTGCTCGCCACGCGAAGGCTGACCGTAACATGGTCATCGGCATGGGCTGGGCGGTGTACGCTGCTTCATTTGCGGCGGGCTCGGTGCATTCCAGCTGGTTTTCGTCGGGCAGTTTTGGAATCGCGTTCACCACGCTGCTGATGTTTGCGCTGGCCATGGTGGGTACGTTTTTCCTGGAGGTGCGCGACCAGGATACGAAGTGGATTTTCGCCGAGCTGTCCGGCGAACGCGTGAGCGCGCCGCAAGATCACCGCAGCATCGACGAGCGCTGCGACGCCATCGGCGCCGAACGCACCCTGACGCCGCGAGAGCTCGAGGTCATGAAGATGCTGTGCAAGGGCCGCACGAAGTCCTACATCGCAGAAACGCTGTACCTAACGGAAAACACCGTGCGCAGCCACACGAAGCACATCTACACGAAACTCGACGTTCACAGCAAGCAAGAACTGATGGACCTGGTGGGCGCGTAA
- a CDS encoding FAD:protein FMN transferase yields MRQLNSITFRRFDTVCSVAADVDDGALAEVKALCERYELLLSRFDPNSKLFALNAAAGEWVEVGEELTGILRVALWYCERTGGLFDVTMGSVCRLWDFKREIVPDADMVAEALAHVNWRNVRVDGARARIADQQASIDLGGIAKGVIADGVAELLRGCGATAGVINLGGNVLTLGGKLDGSPWRVGLRAPVPSGGKLEAASFASVAVRGKSVVTSGVYERAFVRDGRVLHHILDPRTGLPAVTDVLSATVVSGASIDGDGFTTALVVMGAARALAFAEQTPGIEAIILTIQGQLLHTGGVEGEAGRFSVSA; encoded by the coding sequence GTGCGACAGCTCAATTCCATAACGTTTCGGCGGTTTGACACCGTGTGTTCGGTGGCTGCCGATGTTGATGATGGCGCGTTGGCCGAAGTCAAGGCGTTGTGCGAACGCTATGAGCTGTTGTTGAGCCGTTTCGATCCCAACAGCAAGCTTTTCGCGCTCAACGCGGCAGCGGGTGAATGGGTCGAGGTGGGCGAGGAGCTTACTGGCATCCTGCGCGTGGCGCTTTGGTATTGCGAACGTACAGGCGGCTTGTTCGATGTCACCATGGGGAGCGTGTGCCGTTTGTGGGACTTCAAGCGCGAAATCGTGCCCGATGCGGATATGGTTGCCGAAGCGCTTGCGCACGTCAACTGGCGAAACGTTCGGGTGGACGGGGCGCGGGCGCGCATTGCCGATCAGCAAGCAAGTATCGACCTTGGCGGCATAGCGAAAGGCGTTATCGCCGACGGCGTTGCCGAGCTTCTGCGCGGTTGCGGGGCAACCGCGGGCGTGATCAACCTGGGCGGCAACGTGTTGACGCTTGGCGGCAAACTCGATGGCAGCCCCTGGCGCGTGGGTTTGCGCGCGCCCGTTCCCTCGGGCGGAAAGCTTGAGGCCGCATCGTTTGCCAGCGTTGCCGTGCGCGGAAAGTCGGTGGTCACCAGCGGCGTGTACGAGCGCGCCTTCGTGCGCGATGGTCGCGTGTTGCATCACATCCTGGACCCGCGCACGGGTCTGCCCGCCGTAACCGACGTGCTGTCGGCCACCGTGGTGTCTGGCGCCTCGATCGATGGTGATGGCTTCACCACTGCGTTGGTGGTCATGGGTGCCGCGCGCGCCCTCGCTTTCGCCGAGCAAACGCCTGGCATTGAGGCGATTATCTTGACCATCCAAGGTCAGCTGCTGCACACCGGCGGCGTTGAGGGCGAAGCTGGGCGATTCTCGGTAAGCGCATAA
- a CDS encoding SPFH domain-containing protein, whose product MILLSIIFLLVVLAVVSAVMGSPMFFVVRQQESSIIERLGKFNRIVTPGFHVMIPFIERRAANVNLRTQEARYSLNGKTKDNVTIGTAVSVQFRVEQNQAPVVEQSGVYRSYYILSNPINQMESYIADALRSAIPGYTLDEVFDNKDLIAQNVKDSVTELMAGYGYEIITTLITDIELPKDVERSMNAINSAQRDQEAAKALAEAERTKTVVAAKAQAEAMEQTGIGIANQRKAIADGIAASLDTIKSSGVTAQEANELFLYTQWVEMMNSFAESGKASTVVLPSSFDSKSSILPDMLAAQQTEKGSGE is encoded by the coding sequence ATGATCCTGCTGTCTATTATCTTCCTGCTTGTTGTGTTGGCTGTTGTTTCTGCCGTTATGGGCTCGCCCATGTTCTTCGTGGTGCGGCAACAGGAGTCGTCCATCATCGAGCGGCTTGGCAAGTTCAACCGCATCGTCACGCCTGGCTTTCACGTGATGATTCCGTTCATCGAGCGTCGCGCTGCCAATGTGAACCTGCGCACGCAGGAAGCGCGCTATTCGCTGAACGGCAAAACGAAGGACAACGTCACTATCGGCACGGCCGTGTCCGTGCAGTTCCGCGTCGAGCAGAATCAGGCACCGGTGGTCGAGCAGTCTGGCGTTTACCGCAGTTACTACATTTTGAGCAATCCTATCAACCAGATGGAAAGTTACATTGCTGATGCGCTGCGTTCGGCCATTCCCGGCTATACGCTCGACGAAGTGTTCGACAACAAAGACCTCATCGCGCAAAACGTCAAAGATTCCGTCACCGAGCTGATGGCGGGCTACGGCTACGAGATCATCACCACGCTTATCACCGACATCGAGCTGCCGAAGGACGTTGAGCGCTCCATGAACGCCATCAACTCTGCGCAACGCGACCAGGAAGCCGCTAAAGCGCTGGCCGAGGCGGAGCGCACGAAAACCGTGGTGGCAGCAAAAGCCCAGGCCGAGGCCATGGAGCAAACGGGCATCGGCATTGCCAACCAGCGCAAGGCCATCGCCGACGGCATCGCAGCGTCGCTTGATACCATCAAGTCATCGGGCGTCACCGCTCAAGAGGCAAACGAGCTGTTCCTGTATACCCAGTGGGTGGAAATGATGAATTCGTTCGCCGAATCCGGAAAAGCGTCAACGGTGGTACTGCCCAGCTCCTTCGACAGCAAGTCCTCGATTCTGCCCGATATGCTTGCGGCTCAGCAAACAGAGAAGGGCTCGGGGGAATAG
- a CDS encoding deoxyribonuclease IV: MLTIGCHLSTSKGYLAMGKTALGIGANTFAFFTRNPRGGSAKAIDPADAAALRELLTANNFGTLVAHAPYTLNPCSDKPHAREFARECMADDLVRMEAVPGSYYNFHPGSHVKQGADVGIDLIAGLLNEVLRPQQTTTVLLETMAGKGTEVGRTFEELAAIIERVELSDHMGVCLDTCHVHDGGYDIVNNLDGVLDEFDRVIGIERLRAVHLNDSKNPCGAHKDRHERIGEGYIGLEAFERIVTHPQLRDLPFILETPNELPGYAAEIELLRKLAG; this comes from the coding sequence ATGCTGACCATCGGATGTCATTTATCCACATCAAAGGGCTATCTTGCCATGGGAAAGACCGCGCTGGGCATCGGCGCCAACACGTTCGCCTTCTTTACGCGCAATCCGCGCGGCGGTTCGGCGAAGGCAATCGATCCCGCTGACGCCGCGGCCTTGCGCGAATTGCTAACCGCTAACAACTTCGGCACGTTGGTGGCGCATGCGCCCTATACGTTGAACCCATGCTCGGACAAGCCGCATGCGCGCGAGTTTGCCCGCGAGTGTATGGCCGACGACCTGGTGCGCATGGAGGCCGTGCCGGGCAGTTACTACAACTTCCATCCGGGAAGCCACGTGAAGCAGGGCGCCGATGTGGGCATCGATCTGATTGCAGGCCTGCTGAACGAGGTGTTGCGCCCCCAGCAGACCACCACGGTTCTGCTGGAAACCATGGCAGGCAAAGGCACCGAGGTCGGCCGCACGTTCGAGGAGCTGGCGGCCATCATCGAGCGCGTGGAGCTTTCAGACCACATGGGCGTGTGCCTGGACACGTGCCACGTGCACGACGGTGGGTACGATATCGTGAACAACCTTGACGGCGTGCTTGACGAATTCGATCGAGTCATCGGCATCGAGCGGTTGCGCGCCGTGCACTTGAACGATTCGAAGAACCCCTGTGGCGCCCATAAAGACCGCCACGAACGCATCGGCGAAGGCTACATCGGCCTGGAAGCATTCGAGCGCATCGTCACGCACCCGCAGCTGCGCGATTTGCCGTTCATTCTGGAAACCCCCAACGAACTGCCCGGTTACGCCGCAGAGATCGAACTGCTCCGTAAGTTGGCGGGTTAA
- a CDS encoding YeiH family protein encodes MSRIRTLAPGVAVSAAIAVICWFLGQAVPLVGGAVFAILLGMVIATVWKNKGAAGPGIKFASKKILQTAVVLLGFGLPLTQLAQVGALSLPVILATISASLITAAVLCRVLHIPGRTATLIGVGSSICGGSAIAATAPVIKADDQEVAHAISVVFLFNVLAALIFPTLGDAIGMTNDGFGLFAGTAVNDTSSVTAAAAVWDGMHPGANSLDYATIVKLTRTLAIIPITFVLGMWVSARERKTATSANGTEAKANAASGFSLKRALPTFIILFVCASLVATVAAAAGVSGAVFDPLKTLSKFFIVVAMAAIGLNTDVVGLVKSGAKPIVLGAACWVAIACTSLGVQHFLGLW; translated from the coding sequence ATGTCCCGCATCCGCACCTTAGCTCCCGGCGTTGCCGTATCCGCCGCCATCGCCGTCATCTGCTGGTTTCTTGGCCAGGCTGTGCCGCTGGTCGGTGGCGCCGTGTTCGCAATCTTGCTGGGCATGGTGATCGCAACGGTGTGGAAGAACAAAGGCGCGGCGGGCCCCGGTATCAAGTTCGCCTCGAAGAAAATCTTGCAAACCGCGGTGGTGCTGCTGGGGTTCGGCTTGCCGCTGACGCAGTTGGCGCAGGTGGGTGCCTTGTCGCTGCCGGTTATCCTGGCCACCATTTCCGCATCGCTTATCACGGCGGCTGTGCTATGCCGCGTGCTGCACATTCCCGGACGCACGGCTACGCTCATCGGCGTGGGCTCGTCGATTTGCGGCGGATCGGCTATTGCGGCGACGGCTCCAGTTATCAAGGCCGACGACCAGGAAGTGGCGCACGCCATTTCGGTGGTGTTCCTGTTCAACGTGCTAGCCGCGCTCATCTTCCCCACGCTTGGCGACGCTATCGGCATGACGAACGACGGGTTCGGTCTGTTCGCAGGCACAGCGGTAAACGATACGTCGTCGGTAACCGCTGCCGCGGCGGTGTGGGACGGCATGCACCCCGGCGCAAACTCGCTGGATTACGCCACCATCGTGAAGCTGACGCGCACGCTGGCCATCATCCCCATCACGTTCGTGCTGGGGATGTGGGTTTCGGCGCGCGAGCGCAAGACGGCGACCAGTGCAAACGGTACCGAGGCCAAGGCGAATGCGGCATCGGGCTTCAGCTTGAAGCGGGCGTTACCGACGTTCATCATCCTGTTCGTGTGCGCATCGCTGGTGGCCACCGTCGCTGCGGCGGCGGGCGTAAGCGGCGCCGTGTTCGATCCGCTGAAAACGCTCAGTAAGTTCTTCATCGTGGTTGCCATGGCGGCCATCGGCTTGAACACCGATGTGGTTGGCTTGGTGAAGTCGGGCGCGAAACCCATCGTCCTCGGCGCCGCATGCTGGGTCGCTATCGCCTGCACCAGCTTAGGCGTGCAGCACTTTTTGGGATTGTGGTAA
- a CDS encoding TipAS antibiotic-recognition domain-containing protein, with product MSFGKTLINLRKSRNLTQEELAAKLYVTRQAISRWERDEVVPGIDMLKLIAVTLDEPIVHLLDMPEHLCESCGMILTPDDYGTNAAGREDEHFCKWCYEQGAYTYETTMEAMIEDCAPRLAENTGITRDEAVSLMGAVLPHLKRWSAVHANEQRYGAEARERYSSEAVDAANERLLSMDDETWESKEQLERAIIEQLKIALPTGDTASSAAAKLAHMHAEWIAMQWGEGAYSPAAHVSLAQSYLTDSRFTSYYDNKAGKGAAQFLANAIEVAGV from the coding sequence ATGTCATTCGGGAAAACGCTTATCAACCTGCGGAAAAGCCGCAACCTCACGCAAGAGGAGCTAGCGGCGAAGCTGTACGTTACGCGCCAGGCGATTTCGCGATGGGAACGCGATGAGGTGGTGCCAGGCATCGACATGCTCAAACTTATCGCGGTGACGCTCGACGAGCCGATCGTGCACCTGCTGGACATGCCCGAGCACCTTTGCGAAAGCTGTGGCATGATTTTGACGCCCGACGACTACGGCACCAACGCTGCGGGACGTGAAGATGAGCACTTCTGCAAATGGTGCTATGAGCAGGGAGCATACACGTACGAAACCACCATGGAGGCCATGATCGAAGACTGCGCGCCGCGCCTGGCCGAAAACACGGGCATCACGCGAGACGAAGCGGTATCGCTGATGGGCGCGGTCTTGCCGCACCTCAAACGCTGGAGCGCCGTGCACGCCAATGAGCAGCGATACGGCGCCGAGGCGCGCGAACGCTACAGCAGCGAAGCAGTGGACGCCGCAAACGAAAGGCTTCTGTCCATGGATGACGAAACGTGGGAGAGCAAAGAGCAGCTTGAGCGAGCCATCATCGAGCAGCTGAAAATCGCCTTGCCCACGGGCGATACCGCCAGCAGCGCCGCAGCGAAGCTGGCGCACATGCACGCCGAATGGATTGCCATGCAATGGGGCGAGGGCGCGTACTCGCCGGCAGCGCACGTTTCGCTCGCGCAAAGCTACCTTACCGACAGCCGCTTCACCAGCTATTACGACAACAAAGCCGGCAAAGGCGCCGCGCAATTCCTAGCAAACGCAATCGAGGTGGCCGGCGTTTAG